TCCGGCACCGGTCGGGATGCGAGTAATATCGGCCCCCCGAATTATTATCGTTGCCAATTCCCGGCCCGCTTTTATGATTACCCGACGCAGCGATTTTTCATCCAAAGGAGATCACCATGATCACAGTCGTAGCCACCATCAAGATAAAGCCCGGAAAAATGGACGAAGCGAAAGGGATATTGAAAGAGATCGTTCCCAAGGTCAAGGCATCCGAGCCCGGAACCCTGGAATACATACCACACACCGTACGCGGTGACGACGCGACGATTCTTTTCTACGAAAAGTACCGCGACAAGGATGCGCTCAAGGAGCATTCCGCAAACCTGGGCAGCTCCCTCGAAAAGCTCTTTCCGCTGCTCGAGCCCGGCATGGACCTCAAGACCTGCTACGAGATCGTCTAGCCAATCTCGGGCAACTACACAGGCAGGCGCCCATGGAAGTTTCCAGCGACCAGCTTCTCGCACTCGCGCGCTTCGCGTTCGTGCGCATGGACGGGGCATGGTTCATGTCCGCGGCGAAGAAGTTCGGGGTGGAGGCGGCGTGGCAGCTCGACGTCGACGCATGGCGGCAGTTCGCCTACGTCATGGGCAAGCGTATCCGCGCCCTCATGTTTCCCGAGCCCGCCTGGCCGGGGGATTTCCTGTCCGCCGTCGATATCTTCATGAAAATCCTGGATATCCCGGGCAGGAAGGTCACGCTCGAGGGGGACGTTATCAGCATCGTCGTGACGGAGTGCGAGGTTCAAAAAGCGATCGCGAAAGCGGGGATCGCCGACTGCGGAATCGTCACGGTCGAAACGTACACGCAGATGGCGCGGGGCCTTTTCGGCAGGGACATGGGAGTGCTCGTACGGCACGTGAAAAACCTCAACCAAGGCGCCGACCGCTGCGAGGTGCTCATTACCCGGCAGGAAGCGGCGTCCTGATCAGAATCCCGGCCCCGGATCGACCAGGGGCCGCGTCTTTTCGATCCTGAAATACACCACAAAGCGCTTTTTATCCGCATCGTCACCGTCCGGTTTCCGGTGGCGGCGCAGCGTTTCCACGACCGCGGGATCGCCGTCCTCGCGCAGCCTCGCGAGGTACAGCCGCACGCCCTCCCGCGGGCTGCCCTTCTGAA
The DNA window shown above is from Spirochaetota bacterium and carries:
- a CDS encoding antibiotic biosynthesis monooxygenase translates to MITVVATIKIKPGKMDEAKGILKEIVPKVKASEPGTLEYIPHTVRGDDATILFYEKYRDKDALKEHSANLGSSLEKLFPLLEPGMDLKTCYEIV
- a CDS encoding pyridoxamine 5'-phosphate oxidase family protein; protein product: MDLKEYFESHTGTGVLATADAQGNTDAALYSRPHFMEDGTIAFIMNDRLSHRNLQSNPRATYLFIQKGSPREGVRLYLARLREDGDPAVVETLRRHRKPDGDDADKKRFVVYFRIEKTRPLVDPGPGF